From the Macaca nemestrina isolate mMacNem1 chromosome 7, mMacNem.hap1, whole genome shotgun sequence genome, one window contains:
- the SKIC8 gene encoding superkiller complex protein 8 isoform X1, producing the protein MVFSSNKSKTLLSILAHDDAIWSVAWGTNKKENSETVVTGSLDDLVKVWKWRDERLDLQWSLEGHQLGVVSVDISHTLPIAASSSLDAHIRLWDLENGKQIKSIDAGPVDAWTLAFSPDSQYLATGTHVGKVNIFGVESGKKEYSLDTRGKFILSIAYSPDGKYLASGAIDGIINIFDIATGKLLHTLEGHAMPIRSLTFSPDSQLLVTASDDGYIKIYDVQHANLAGTLSGHASWVLNVAFCPDDTHFVSSSSDKSVKVWDVGTRTCVHTFFDHQDQVWGVKYNGNGSKIVSVGDDQEIHIYDCPI; encoded by the exons ATGGTATTCTCTTCAAACAAGAGCAAG ACTTTACTTTCCATTCTAGCCCATGATGATGCCATTTGGTCAGTTGCTTGGGGGACAAACAAGAAGGAAAACTCTGAGACAGTGGTCACAGGCTCCCTGGATGACCTGGTGAAGGTCTGGAAATG GCGTGATGAGAGGCTGGACCTACAGTGGAGTCTGGAGGGACATCAGCTGGGAGTGGTGTCTGTGGACATCAGCCACACCCTGCCCATTGCTGCATCCAGCTCTCTTGATGCTCATATTCGTCTTTGGGACTTGGAAAATGGCAAACAGATAAAGTCCATAGATGCAGGACCTG TGGATGCCTGGACTTTGGCCTTTTCTCCTGATTCCCAGTATCTGGCCACAGGAACTCATGTCGGGAAAGTGAACATTTTTGGTGTGGAAAGTGGGAAAAAGGAGTATTCTTTGGACACAAGAGGAAAATTCATTCTTAGTATTGCATAT AGTCCTGATGGGAAATACCTAGCCAGTGGAGCCATAGATGGAATCATCAATATTTTTGATATTGCAACTGGAAAACTTCTGCATACGCTGGAAG GCCATGCCATGCCCATTCGCTCCTTGACCTTTTCCCCGGACTCCCAGCTCCTTGTCACTGCTTCAGATGATGGCTACATCAAGATCTATGATGT ACAACATGCCAATTTGGCTGGCACGCTGAGCGGCCATGCCTCCTGGGTGCTGAACGTTGCGTTCTGTCCTGATGACACTCACTTTGTTTCCAG ttcgTCTGACAAAAGTGTAAAAGTTTGGGATGTTGGAACCAGGACGTGTGTTCACACTTTCTTTGATCACCAGGATCAG gtCTGGGGAGTAAAATACAATGGAAATGGTTCAAAAATTGTGTCTGTTGGAGATGACCAGGAAATTCACATCTATGATTGTCCAATTTAA
- the LOC105493142 gene encoding dnaJ homolog subfamily A member 4 isoform X2 encodes MDIFDMFFGGGGRMARERRGKNVVHQLSVTLEDLYNGVTKKLALQKNVICEKCEGVGGKKGSVEKCPLCKGRGMQIHIQQIGPGMVQQIQTVCVECKGQGERINPKDRCESCSGAKVIREKKIIEVHVEKGMKDGQKILFHGEGDQEPELEPGDVIIVLDQKDHSVFQRRGHDLIMKMKIQLSEALCGFKKTIKTLDNRILVITSKSGEVIKHGDLKCVRDEGMPIYKAPLEKGILIIQFLVIFPEKHWLSLEKLPQLEALLPPRQKVRITDDMDQVELKEFSPNEQNWRQHREAYEEDEDGPRAGVQCQTA; translated from the exons ATGGACATCTTTGACATGTTCTTTGGTGGTGGTGGACGGATGGCTAGAGAGAGAAGAG GCAAGAATGTTGTACACCAGTTATCTGTAACTCTTGAAGATTTATATAATGGAGTCACGAAGAAATTGGCCCTCCAGAAAAATGTAATTTGTGAGAAATGTGAag GTGTTGGCGGGAAGAAGGGATCGGTGGAGAAGTGCCCGCTGTGCAAGGGGCGGGGGATGCAGATCCACATCCAGCAGATCGGGCCGGGCATGGTGCAGCAGATCCAGACCGTGTGCGTTGAGTGCAAGGGCCAGGGCGAGCGCATCAACCCCAAGGACCGCTGCGAGAGCTGCAGCGGTGCCAAGGTGATCCGTGAGAAGAAGATTATCGAGGTACATGTTGAAAAAG GTATGAAAGATGGGCAAAAGATACTATTTCATGGAGAAGGAGATCAGGAGCCTGAGCTGGAGCCTGGTGATGTCATAATTGTGCTTGATCAGAAGGATCATAGTGTCTTTCAGAGACGAGGCCATGACTTgatcatgaaaatgaaaattcagcTTTCTGAAGCTCTTTGTGGCTTCAAGAAGACGATAAAAACACTGGACAATCGAATTCTTGTTATTACATCCAAATCAG GTGAGGTGATAAAGCACGGGGACCTGAAATGTGTGCGTGATGAAGGAATGCCCATCTACAAAGCACCCCTGGAAAAAGGGATTCTAATCATACAATTTTTA GTAATCTTCCCTGAAAAACACTGGCTTTCTCTGGAAAAGCTTCCTCAGCTGGAAGCTTTACTGCCTCCTCGACAGAAAGTGAGGATTACAGATGACATGGATCAGGTGGAGCTGAAGGAGTTTTCTCCCAATGAGCAGAACTGGCGTCAGCACAGGGAGGCCTATGAGGAGGACGAAGACGggccccgggctggagtgcagtgccagaCAGCATGA
- the LOC105493142 gene encoding dnaJ homolog subfamily A member 4 isoform X1 codes for MARGGSQSWSSEESDGQPEEQTPEKPGDKMVKETQYYDILGVKPSASPEEIKKAYRKLALKYHPDKNPDEGEKFKLISQAYEVLSDPKKRDIYDQGGEQAIKEGGSGSPSFSSPMDIFDMFFGGGGRMARERRGKNVVHQLSVTLEDLYNGVTKKLALQKNVICEKCEGVGGKKGSVEKCPLCKGRGMQIHIQQIGPGMVQQIQTVCVECKGQGERINPKDRCESCSGAKVIREKKIIEVHVEKGMKDGQKILFHGEGDQEPELEPGDVIIVLDQKDHSVFQRRGHDLIMKMKIQLSEALCGFKKTIKTLDNRILVITSKSGEVIKHGDLKCVRDEGMPIYKAPLEKGILIIQFLVIFPEKHWLSLEKLPQLEALLPPRQKVRITDDMDQVELKEFSPNEQNWRQHREAYEEDEDGPRAGVQCQTA; via the exons ATGGCCCGGGGCGGCAGTCAGAGCTGGAGCTCCGAGGAGTCGGACGGGCAGCCAGAGGAGCAAACGCCCGAGAAGCCCGG AGACAAGATGGTGAAGGAGACCCAGTACTATGACATCCTGGGCGTGAAGCCCAGCGCGTCCCCGGAGGAGATCAAGAAGGCCTATCGGAAGCTGGCTCTCAAGTACCACCCGGACAAGAACCCGGATGAGGGCGAGAAG tttaaaCTCATATCCCAGGCATATGAAGTGCTTTCAGATCCAAAGAAAAGGGATATTTATGACCAAGGCGGAGAGCAGGCAATTAAAGAAGGAGGCTCAGGCAGCCCCAGCTTCTCTTCACCCATGGACATCTTTGACATGTTCTTTGGTGGTGGTGGACGGATGGCTAGAGAGAGAAGAG GCAAGAATGTTGTACACCAGTTATCTGTAACTCTTGAAGATTTATATAATGGAGTCACGAAGAAATTGGCCCTCCAGAAAAATGTAATTTGTGAGAAATGTGAag GTGTTGGCGGGAAGAAGGGATCGGTGGAGAAGTGCCCGCTGTGCAAGGGGCGGGGGATGCAGATCCACATCCAGCAGATCGGGCCGGGCATGGTGCAGCAGATCCAGACCGTGTGCGTTGAGTGCAAGGGCCAGGGCGAGCGCATCAACCCCAAGGACCGCTGCGAGAGCTGCAGCGGTGCCAAGGTGATCCGTGAGAAGAAGATTATCGAGGTACATGTTGAAAAAG GTATGAAAGATGGGCAAAAGATACTATTTCATGGAGAAGGAGATCAGGAGCCTGAGCTGGAGCCTGGTGATGTCATAATTGTGCTTGATCAGAAGGATCATAGTGTCTTTCAGAGACGAGGCCATGACTTgatcatgaaaatgaaaattcagcTTTCTGAAGCTCTTTGTGGCTTCAAGAAGACGATAAAAACACTGGACAATCGAATTCTTGTTATTACATCCAAATCAG GTGAGGTGATAAAGCACGGGGACCTGAAATGTGTGCGTGATGAAGGAATGCCCATCTACAAAGCACCCCTGGAAAAAGGGATTCTAATCATACAATTTTTA GTAATCTTCCCTGAAAAACACTGGCTTTCTCTGGAAAAGCTTCCTCAGCTGGAAGCTTTACTGCCTCCTCGACAGAAAGTGAGGATTACAGATGACATGGATCAGGTGGAGCTGAAGGAGTTTTCTCCCAATGAGCAGAACTGGCGTCAGCACAGGGAGGCCTATGAGGAGGACGAAGACGggccccgggctggagtgcagtgccagaCAGCATGA
- the SKIC8 gene encoding superkiller complex protein 8 isoform X2, producing MTNQYGILFKQEQAHDDAIWSVAWGTNKKENSETVVTGSLDDLVKVWKWRDERLDLQWSLEGHQLGVVSVDISHTLPIAASSSLDAHIRLWDLENGKQIKSIDAGPVDAWTLAFSPDSQYLATGTHVGKVNIFGVESGKKEYSLDTRGKFILSIAYSPDGKYLASGAIDGIINIFDIATGKLLHTLEGHAMPIRSLTFSPDSQLLVTASDDGYIKIYDVQHANLAGTLSGHASWVLNVAFCPDDTHFVSSSSDKSVKVWDVGTRTCVHTFFDHQDQVWGVKYNGNGSKIVSVGDDQEIHIYDCPI from the exons ATGACCAACCAG tATGGTATTCTCTTCAAACAAGAGCAAG CCCATGATGATGCCATTTGGTCAGTTGCTTGGGGGACAAACAAGAAGGAAAACTCTGAGACAGTGGTCACAGGCTCCCTGGATGACCTGGTGAAGGTCTGGAAATG GCGTGATGAGAGGCTGGACCTACAGTGGAGTCTGGAGGGACATCAGCTGGGAGTGGTGTCTGTGGACATCAGCCACACCCTGCCCATTGCTGCATCCAGCTCTCTTGATGCTCATATTCGTCTTTGGGACTTGGAAAATGGCAAACAGATAAAGTCCATAGATGCAGGACCTG TGGATGCCTGGACTTTGGCCTTTTCTCCTGATTCCCAGTATCTGGCCACAGGAACTCATGTCGGGAAAGTGAACATTTTTGGTGTGGAAAGTGGGAAAAAGGAGTATTCTTTGGACACAAGAGGAAAATTCATTCTTAGTATTGCATAT AGTCCTGATGGGAAATACCTAGCCAGTGGAGCCATAGATGGAATCATCAATATTTTTGATATTGCAACTGGAAAACTTCTGCATACGCTGGAAG GCCATGCCATGCCCATTCGCTCCTTGACCTTTTCCCCGGACTCCCAGCTCCTTGTCACTGCTTCAGATGATGGCTACATCAAGATCTATGATGT ACAACATGCCAATTTGGCTGGCACGCTGAGCGGCCATGCCTCCTGGGTGCTGAACGTTGCGTTCTGTCCTGATGACACTCACTTTGTTTCCAG ttcgTCTGACAAAAGTGTAAAAGTTTGGGATGTTGGAACCAGGACGTGTGTTCACACTTTCTTTGATCACCAGGATCAG gtCTGGGGAGTAAAATACAATGGAAATGGTTCAAAAATTGTGTCTGTTGGAGATGACCAGGAAATTCACATCTATGATTGTCCAATTTAA